A region from the Chelmon rostratus isolate fCheRos1 chromosome 6, fCheRos1.pri, whole genome shotgun sequence genome encodes:
- the LOC121607688 gene encoding synaptonemal complex protein 1-like → MATVCDLEHRAELAQQDRRDKDELLQKVATLEHLKETMEKENRNLVAAVEDLSKQDKNTSAKLALLESEIDKKQTVNENLRIKVLEQQETETRLTEENQSLTTEVAHLQSLTKEKQGELASLIEDVRELRQDNTLLKNENDYMLNELCYLKPLTRTQNKEIEKLMATMHDLEHRVELAQQDCRDKDELLQKVATLEHLKETMEKEIRNLVAAVEDLSKQSENTSAKMALLESEIDKKQTANENLRIKVLEQQETETRLTEEKQSLTAEVAQLQSLTKEKEGELASLMKDVRELQEDKEFLNNENNSMADELRFLEPLTQTQKKEIEQLRATVCDLEHRAELAQQDRRDKNELFQKVATFEHLKETMEKENRNLVAAVEDLSKKSENTTAKMALLESEIDKKQTANENLRIKALEQQETETRLTEENQSLTAEVAQLQSLTKEKEGELASLMKDVRELQEDKEFLNNENNSMADELRFLEPLTQTQKKEIEQLRATVCDLEHRAELAQQDRRDKNELLQKVATFEHLKETMEKENRNLVAAVEDLSKQSENTSAKMALLESEIDKKQAVNENLRVQVLEQQETETRLTEENQSLTAEVGHLESLTKEKQGELASLMKDVRELQEDKEFLNNENNSMADELRFLEPLTQTQKKEIEQLRATVCDLEHRAEVAQQDRRDKNELLQKVATFEHLKETMETEIRNLMAAVEDLSKQSENTSAKMALLESEIDKKQAANENLRVQVLEQQETETRLTEENQSLTAQVGHLESLTKEKQGELASLMKDVRKLQEDNKFLRTENDCVVDMLSSLESLKRTQNKEIEQLRATVCDLEHCAELAQQDRRDKNELLHTVATFERLKETMEKEIRNLVAAVEDLSKQEKKTCAKMALLESEIDKKQTANENLRVQVLEQQETETRLTEENQSLTAQVGHLESLTKEKQGEIANLMEGMRELQEDNKLLGNEKDCVVDKLSSLESLTQKQKKEIEDNNFLIDSLVNDLSGLQEEIKTIRKKNKSMDNELRVLEPLILKQNKEIKRLRATVWDLDHRAEVAQQDRRDKDELLQKLATLEQLKETMEKEIRNLVAAVEVLSEQDKNTMYHPKKHKLRVVFDCGASYQGTTLNEQLLQGPDMTSSLIGVLTRFRQEPVAVMADVESMFHQVKVPPEDADFLRFL, encoded by the exons ATGGCCACAGTGTGTGACCTTGAGCATCGTGCAGAGCTGGCTCAGCAAGACCGCAGGGATAAAGATGAGCTGTTACAGAAGGTCGCCACATTAGAGCACCTGAAAGAgacaatggagaaagagaacagaaaccTGGTGGCAGCAGTTGAGGATCTGAGCAAGCAGGATAAGAACACTAGTGCCAAGCTGGCCCTGCTTGAAtctgaaatagacaaaaaacagacagtgaatgAAAATCTGAGAATTAAAGTTCttgagcagcaggaaactgagacaagactaactgaagaaaatcagagcCTGACGACTGAGGTGGCCCACCTTCAATctctgacaaaggaaaaacaaggagagcTTGCCAGTCTGATTGAAGATGTGCGTGAACTTCGGCAAGACAACACattgctgaaaaatgaaaatgactatATGTTGAATGAGTTGTGTTACCTTAAGccactcacacgcacacaaaacaaagagattgAAAAGCTGATGGCCACAATGCATGACCTTGAGCATCGTGTAGAGTTGGCTCAGCAAGACTGCAGGGATAAAGATGAGCTGTTACAAAAAGTAGCCACATTAGAGCACCTGAAAGAGACAATGGAGAAAGAGATCAGAAACCTGGTGGCAGCAGTTGAGGATCTGAGCAAGCAGAGTGAGAACACTAGTGCCAAGATGGCCCTGCTTGAAtctgaaatagacaaaaaacagacagcgaATGAAAATCTGAGAATTAAAGTTCttgagcagcaggaaactgagacAAGActcactgaagaaaaacagagccTGACTGCTGAGGTGGCCCAACTTCAATctctgacaaaggaaaaagaaggagaactTGCCAGTCTGATGAAAGATGTGCGTGAACTTCAGGAAGACAAAGAATTcctgaacaatgaaaataactcCATGGCCGATGAGTTGCGTTTCCTTGAAcctctgacacagacacaaaagaaagagattGAACAGCTGAGGGCCACAGTGTGTGACCTTGAGCATCGTGCAGAGCTGGCTCAGCAAGACCGAAGAGATAAAAATGAGCTGTTTCAGAAGGTGGCCACATTTGAGCACCTGAAAGAgacaatggagaaagagaacagaaaccTGGTGGCAGCAGTCGAGGATCTGAGCAAGAAGAGTGAGAACACTACTGCCAAGATGGCCCTTCTTGAAtctgaaatagacaaaaaacagacagcgaATGAAAATCTGAGAATTAAAGCTCttgagcagcaggaaactgagacaagactaactgaagaaaatcagagcCTGACTGCTGAGGTGGCCCAACTTCAATctctgacaaaggaaaaagaaggagaactTGCCAGTCTGATGAAAGATGTGCGTGAACTTCAGGAAGACAAAGAATTcctgaacaatgaaaataactcCATGGCCGATGAGTTGCGTTTCCTTGAAcctctgacacagacacaaaagaaagagattGAACAGCTGAGGGCCACAGTGTGTGACCTTGAGCATCGCGCAGAGCTGGCTCAGCAAGACCGAAGAGATAAAAATGAGCTGTTACAGAAGGTAGCCACATTTGAGCACCTGAAAGAgacaatggagaaagagaacagaaaccTGGTGGCAGCAGTCGAGGATCTGAGCAAGCAGAGTGAGAACACTAGTGCCAAGATGGCCCTGCTTGAAtctgaaatagacaaaaaacaggcaGTGAATGAAAATCTGAGAGTACAAGTTCttgagcagcaggaaactgagacaagactaactgaagaaaatcagagcCTGACTGCTGAGGTGGGCCACCTTGAATctctgacaaaggaaaaacaaggagagcTTGCCAGTCTGATGAAAGATGTGCGTGAACTTCAGGAAGACAAAGAATTcctgaacaatgaaaataactcCATGGCCGATGAGTTGCGTTTCCTTGAACctttgacacagacacaaaagaaagagattGAACAGCTGAGGGCCACAGTGTGTGACCTTGAGCATCGTGCAGAGGTGGCTCAGCAAGACCGAAGAGATAAAAATGAGCTGTTACAGAAGGTAGCCACATTTGAGCACCTGAAAGAGACAATGGAGACAGAGATCAGAAACCTGATGGCAGCAGTCGAGGATCTGAGCAAGCAGAGTGAGAACACTAGTGCCAAGATGGCCCTGCTTGAAtctgaaatagacaaaaaacaagcagcgAATGAAAATCTGAGAGTACAAGTTCttgagcagcaggaaactgagacAAGACTCactgaagaaaatcagagcCTGACTGCTCAGGTGGGCCACCTTGAATctctgacaaaggaaaaacaaggagagcTTGCCAGTCTGATGAAAGATGTGCGTAAACTTCAGGAAGACAACAAATTCCTTAGAACTGAAAATGATTGTGTTGTGGATATGTTGTCTTCCCTTGAATCTCTGAAacgcacacaaaacaaagagattgAACAGCTGAGGGCCACAGTGTGTGACCTTGAGCATTGTGCAGAGCTGGCTCAGCAAGACCGCAGGGATAAAAATGAGCTGTTACACACGGTCGCCACATTTGAGCGCCTGAAAGAGACAATGGAGAAAGAGATCAGAAACCTGGTGGCAGCAGTCGAGGATCTGagcaagcaggaaaagaagACTTGTGCCAAGATGGCCCTGCTTGAAtctgaaatagacaaaaaacagacagcgaATGAAAATCTGAGAGTACAAGTTCttgagcagcaggaaactgagacaagactaactgaagaaaatcagagcCTGACTGCTCAGGTGGGCCACCTTGAGTCTctcacaaaggaaaaacaaggagagaTTGCCAATTTGATGGAAGGCATGCGTGAACTTCAGGAAGACAACAAATTACTTGGAAATGAAAAGGATTGTGTCGTGGATAAGTTGTCTTCCCTTGAGTCTCTGacacagaagcaaaaaaaagagattgAAGACAACAACTTTCTGATTGACAGTCTGGTCAACGATTTGAGTGGGCTTCAGGAAGAAATCAAAACaattagaaagaaaaataagtccATGGACAATGAGTTGCGTGTCCTTGAACCTCTGatactgaaacaaaacaaagagattaaACGGCTTAGGGCCACAGTGTGGGACCTTGATCATCGTGCAGAGGTGGCTCAGCAAGACCGCAGGGATAAAGATGAGCTGTTACAGAAGCTAGCCACATTAGAGCAACTGAAAGAGACAATGGAGAAAGAGATCAGAAACCTGGTGGCAGCAGTCGAGGTTTTGAGCGAGCAGGATAAGAACACTA TGTACCACCCCAAGAAGCACAAACTTCGAGTGGTATTCGACTGCGGTGCTTCATATCAGGGAACCACACTCAACGAACAACTGCTGCAAGGGCCTGACATGACAAGCAGCCTGATTGGCGTCTTAACACGATTCCGGCAGGAGCCAGTTGCAGTCATGGCCGATGTGGAGTCTATGTTCCACCAGGTCAAGGTCCCACCTGAAGACGCAGATTTTCTCAGGTTTTTATGA